TAGAACTGTACGGTAAACAGAAAGTGTACGACCAACCATCTCTTCAAAAGAAAGACTTACAAGCCACTtagaataaaaattaaataataaaatcaattcaatattctaatgtaaataaaaattaaatatttctaaaacccaatTAAGGGATTGGTGAATCCTAGAATATTAAAAATTGTTAAAGTAGATTTATTAAATTAACTTATTAAGATCGGCTCCTAGGGTTTAGGGCCCCACGGCCTTAAACCCTAGCAATTATTAGGGTTTACGCTCTAGGTTTTAGGGCCTACCTAAACTGTAAACCCTAACTCAATAATATTTTCATTCAAGTTTATTCAtgttaattaaatttaaaattttctaaaaccCAATTAAGGGATTGGTGAACCCTAGATATTAACAAATGTTAAAGTAGGTTTATTAAATTACCTTATTAACATCAGCTCCTAGGATTTAGAGCCTCATGACCCTAAACCCTAGCAATTATTAGGATTTACGCTCTAGGTCCCTAAAACCTAAACCGCAAACCCTAACTCAATAATATTTTCATTCAAGTTTATTCATGTTAATTAAATTTAACTATTTCTAAAATCCAATTACGGGATTGGTGAACCCTAGAAGATTAAAAACTATTAAAGTAGGTTGGTTACATTAACTTATTAAGCATGGTTAGTATGATTTGAAATTAAAAGCATAATTAAAACACACAAAAAGGTTTTATACCTGTCTCCGTGTGGACCCGCAAGCTGATCATCAAAAATAGGAGAATGACGTAAAGGCGAGCCTCTAGGGATCGGAGCAAGAGTAGGCAACCTCTCCCATGCCCATAACTGAAGCAACAAAAGACATCCAACGACCTCCTCTTTGTCTGTCTTGTAACCCTTGCATAGATCTATGTACAAGAATGCAAGGACAGCAACTCCCCAAACATACTCACCACATAAATCCAAAACCCGAAGAAAAGGTAGGTACATCGGATGAATACAGCCTCCAGAAGTATTAGTAAATAGCACACCAACAATAAGATGAAAAATATAACACTTACTGTGATGCATTACCTCATCTAATGATGCAGTCTCCGGAAGAATCCGTGGAGTaagagaagaaaaaaaaagaacaCGAAATCCCGACTCAATTAAGGCAAGTCAAAGGAGGTGCAATATCAAATATGGAGGCAACTAAAATAAGCAAAGCATCGCCAGGCCCGGGGATATCATCAACAATAAAAGCACGCCCATCAACAGGGAGGCCTAAAAGGACAACAACATCTTGAAGAGTAACAGTCACCTCTCCCATAGGTAGATGGAAGACATGGGTCTCCAGCCTCCACCTCTCAACCAAAGCGGATAATAAACTCCAATCAAGTTGTAATGCAGAAACCCTAACAACCCCATAAAAGACAAAAGACTGTAAAATGGTATTATCCGACGGTCCAATGCAATATTATCCTTATTAGGATTAGAGCGTCTACATCTCAAAGCATCAGCACCACATAACCTTCAAATCTCTCTAGACCTATGTTTGGGCTGAAGATGAAGAATACTATCATCAATAGGTCCCAGATTAATAGCCTACAAATAGATATTTATAGAACGTTCAAATGAAATGACAAAATATATAAAATGTACTTACAAATATAAACAACTATGTACAAAAAAACAATAAACATATTTGGTCATATAGTAACAAAATTAAAGGCCAGTACATGTATTTTAAATGTTGCTAAATATATTACAGGGACATAAGCACTTTTTGCTGACCTTGCTTTCTATCCACTTTAATCACATGCAAAAGTTGACAAGAGTTCTGCCACTTTTACGTTTTAAGTGCCTAAAGCCGCATTCCAAACTAGCATGATGTACAAGGAGGCCCCTTTTGACTGCAGAGGGGCGGGGAAGATATAATTATCCTTCCTTGCAGACAGCAACTCAGCTAGGATGAAATCcattttattatataaattataataaaatactATTATTAATATCTCGAATAATGAGCAGATGGTTCAAAGTGGAGCTGCTTTTGCAAGACAGTTTACAAAAGACGAGGCATTGCTTGACATGATTGACAAGAAGATATTGAACCGTGGACGTAACAGAGCTACCCCAGGGGCATGGTGCACTGGCCATAGTAGTTGGTTTACAAATCCGTGTTCGCAGGGGGGTGATGTCAATATTTTGAGGCCAAGAATCCATGCCAAGAAGTTTCAGGAGTCTCAGAAACCTACTTGATGACTGGGAATCGCAGTCCAATCAATGCTTACAACAACATAGTAACTAAAATCGATTAGGAAGTTCTTGCTTGTTACCAATTAGGCATACATGGTACTGCAAATTTTTTTGTCTTCACTCGCATTCTTTTGACCGGGGTTCTATACTACTTTTTAATGTATGGTACTACTTTTTGCCAATTACTACGTTAGAGAATAACCAGATGCACCCATCTATACAATAATACAAACACACAATGGACATTATAACAAACACCAACATATCTTTTAATAACTAACAACATAAACACATAATCATATCAACGAGAAAAGATAAATTAATttaagaaaaaatgaaaaaagACATAGAAGTAGAAAAACATACATTAAAATCCATAATGTAAGTAGAATGGAAGTGTTGTAAACCCAAAACTGATGACGAAGAAGATGAAGATAACTTAATAATCCCGTAATTTGTTGATAGCGTAGTAATCCGTAACTTGTAAATCCTCAATCTGCGTTATGAATTGGTAAACACTTTTGTGTAAAACAGGGGAAAATGAATAGTGAAGATAGTGTTAAATGCGTTAGAGAAGAAAGAACAATAAACTTAAAAAGATAGAAACGGAAGTCGAAATAACATTTTTCCTACCGTTAAAAACGGAAGACGATGATATATTATGAAGTGACATTTGGGTTCAAAATTTTATATAGTGACATTGAGGGTCATTTGTATTAAAAAAATGACACTTGGGGTTTTTTTCCAATTTTTCAGACTAAACATTTGAAATATACACTATTTAGAATTGAGTATCCgatgtaatttttatttttttttaaattgcaATATACTTTCTTAAAGTGGGCATATGAGATATGTTTACTTACAAGAAATATGTGTCAGAATATCCGTTCTCACATTTATGTGTCAGAATATCCGTTCTCACATTTCATCCAAATTTGTTACGTATTACATTTTTTATATATCTTTTTCAATATCCAAATTGTTTATCTATTGTTTAAATATAAAGCGAAAAGAAATTAATTTACccttttaattttatatataatttaattaataaaatcaGGCCTAATAATCATTTATCCCATTTTTTCCAATAAGTAAATTCCCTCTCCCACAAAAAGCAAATTCGCCTCTATTATAAAACCCCAAAAAAACCCAAACTCCCCGCCCCACACAAACACTCCTCACAAAAAAGGATAATCATAAATCCAAACGAAACCAACCCGCCCCCAAATAAAAAGCGAGCCTAGGGTTCATCTCATATCATCTCATCTCATCtccacacacacaaacacacctTCAATTCACACACACACAATGGCGTCAATCGGCGGCCCATCCGTAATCCCAGCGAACCGCACGCGGCGGTCCACTATGGACGACGAGAAGCTCGTTTTCGAGACCAGCCAAGGCGTGGAGCCCATTCTCAGCTTCGATCATATGGGCATCAAAGACGATTTGCTCCGCGGTATTTATAGTTATGGTTTCGATAAGCCTTCTGCTATTCAGCAACGCGCCGTTCATCCTATTATTTCGGGACGGGATGTTATTGCTCAGGCTCAGTCTGGTACTGGCAAGACTTCTATGATTGCGTTGACTGTTTGCCAGATTGTCAATACTAGCTCCACTGAGTACGTCTCGTGTCTCGTTTTCGATATTGTTTCGATATTTTTATGATTTTAGATTTAGTGGAATCTCGATAAATTGATGTCCTTTTTAAGGATAATTGTAGTTAGTGGAATTGTTACTTTATTTACGTTTATATGTGTGCAATTATTTTATTGTGTCTAATTGAATTGCTTGTTACTTTTTAGCCTAATTGATAGTGTACGGGTTTTCAAATCGTTTTTACGGTCTTATTCTGATTTCTGAATTGTTGAGGTTATTTGTTTGGGGTTTATTCTGATTGTATTGCTTGTTTTTGTTGGTTTATATGCTAATTGTTAGTTCACGAGTTTCATAATACGGAGTGGAGGAGATGAAGTGGAAGTGCATTAGTTTACTTTTTTATACGTTCTCTCGAGGTTGTAATTAGCTGGTAAATGAAGCTATAAAGAGAGGGATGCATATTTTGGTTCAAGATCTAtccttttatatatttttatgatCTTTTCTATCTATATTCCTTCTACTTTTCATGTTTAAAACTAAAACTAGGGACCAATGGAGTGAATGTCGTTTTTCAAGTGACGTGTTTAGTTTCCTCTTCTTCCATTTGTTTTCTTTCTTCATCAGTCTCATAACATTTGGATAGGCCGTTAACTTAAACTTGTGTCTGATCCTGAGTTGGTCTTTTTGTCTTTGGTTGCTTGTGACTTTCGTCAGGCATTATGCTCTAAAgaaatatatttgattttattcTAGAAATAAGTGCTTTATACAACTAGGCGCGGACATTTTTAGTTGTTACCAGTACCTGTCAGTATAGATATATCAAAGCATTCTAATATAATGTTATTTAGTCTGTTTTTAATGTTTGTGATGCGTGCATAGGGTACAAGCTTTGATATTGTCGCCAACAAGGGAGCTAGCAGCACAGACGGAACAAACAATAAGGGCTATTGGGAATCACTTGAATATTAAAGCCCATGCTTGCATTGGTGGTAAAAGTGTAGGGGAAGATATTAGGAAGTTAGAATCTGGTGTTCAAGTTGTCTCTGGTACTCCAGGAAGAGTTTGTGACATGATCAAGAGGAGATCCTTAAGGACAAGAGATATTAAGTTATTGATTCTTGTAAGTCATTTTCTTTCTTCTTTTGATTAGTAATGTTCATTTATTATATTTGGACTTCGACAGTATTATACCTACCTACCTACCAAAAAGATGTTATCAGTTGAGCTGTTTGGTCGTCACTAATATTTCTAATTCCAccaggatgaatctgatgagaTGTTGAGTCGAGGGTTTAAGGATCAGATTTATGATGTTTATAGATATCTTCCACCAGAGCTTCAGGTGATCTCTCTCTCCTCTCTACAGACACAAGGACTTATATGAACATATGTGTTTATAATTTGCTTTGGTAGTACAGTTGAAATGAGTTAAAACTTCAGTTGTATGTCACAATAAATCATCATTAACAAGCTGTTACTGTTTTGTACATTATAATGTGTGTATAATATGTCTGTGAGTGTGCATGTGATGTGATCTTTACAACTGTACCTCTCATTCATACTTGAGCCGAAAGCAGTATtgcacacacacaaacacacactcACTGAGTAAAGCAGTTGTAAATATTTTTGTATCTCGCATGCTTTAAGTCAGTACTACCTCTTAATTATATCTTAAAAAACTTGCAAGACTTTACAAGTCTAAACTTGAAAATGGTTATGAATGACTAACTTCTCATGTATTTCTCATAATCGAGAGTTTAATTGGAGTTCTGAATGTGGTTTTTAGGTGGTTCTGATTTCTGCAACCCTTCCTAATGAGATCTTGGAGATCACGAGCAAGTTCATGACAGACCCTGTCCGAATTCTTGTGAAGCGTGATGAATTGACCCTGGAAGTAAGTTCTCCTCTTTCTTCTTTCTCTTTCGAACTTTTTACTAATTACTTGTAAATATGAGAGAAAACAGTTGCTTTACTTCTATAAAGAAGTGATGCATATACATGTTAGAGTCCCATTTTGTAAACTATGCAATCAGGAAACTAGGGAAACTATACTGCAGGATAATTCGAGCTGCCAACTAACCTTTGTCATCCCTCAAGATCTTCAGACAGATTCCCATCTTCTGTAAGTTTTGTACAAGGAGCCATTGGAAGAATACATGTTTTCCACCTGATTTCTCTCCGGGTGAACAAACATTTTCTTTGACGAAAGTACCATTTAATTTGTAACTGGAACACCCAAACAATTCTTTAGTTCTCTCAAATACTTC
This genomic interval from Apium graveolens cultivar Ventura chromosome 8, ASM990537v1, whole genome shotgun sequence contains the following:
- the LOC141677330 gene encoding eukaryotic initiation factor 4A-3 is translated as MASIGGPSVIPANRTRRSTMDDEKLVFETSQGVEPILSFDHMGIKDDLLRGIYSYGFDKPSAIQQRAVHPIISGRDVIAQAQSGTGKTSMIALTVCQIVNTSSTEVQALILSPTRELAAQTEQTIRAIGNHLNIKAHACIGGKSVGEDIRKLESGVQVVSGTPGRVCDMIKRRSLRTRDIKLLILDESDEMLSRGFKDQIYDVYRYLPPELQVVLISATLPNEILEITSKFMTDPVRILVKRDELTLEGIKQFFVAVEREDWKFDTLCDLYDTLTITQAVIFCNTKRKVDWLTMKMRENNFTVSSMHGDMPQKERDAIMKEFREAATRVLITTDVWARGLDVQQVSLVINYDLPNNRELYIHRIGRSGRFGRKGVAINFVKTDDIKILRDIEQYYSTQIDEMPMNVADLI